A region from the Lutra lutra chromosome 1, mLutLut1.2, whole genome shotgun sequence genome encodes:
- the PRAM1 gene encoding PML-RARA-regulated adapter molecule 1 isoform X2: MGSHQDFRSLQAKFQASQLETSEYPKKPPKPEFNKLLKKFPPPEPSEHPKKPPQPSCNDLPMKPAGPEPKEPSKKLPQLNAPQKALQPEPNEATPDPSQPDFGTFPKKPPPPEFSVHPRKPPQPQVGGLPKKPLPQPETSEVPQTPPWKPEPKELHPYSQPDLSTFPKKPPPPEFSVHPRKPPQPQVGGLPKKPLPQPETSEVPQTPPWKPEPKELHPYSSQPDLSTFPKKPPPPEFSVHPRKPPQPQVGGLPKKPLPQPETSEVPQTPPWKPEPKELHPYSSQPDLSTFPKKPPPPEFSVHPRKPPQPQVGGLPKKPLPQPEPSEVPQTPPWKPEPKELHPYSSQPDLSTLPKKPPPPEFSVHPRKPPQPQVGGLPRKSLPQPETSEVPQTPPWKPESSEPHPHPSKPDFSTFPQKIPAPQLNDFPKKLLHPDFGDLTRRSSEPEVSVFPKRPRQPECKVPSKKPELGILPRVSSEPEFGLLPSKFLQPECQGPPRKFSQPESSALPKKYLHTEFFGGLPKKPPIPSSVSESSLPSAVTGSRPRLPLSPGFGAREQRSGPRSHSGGSRLGLKYGYPPRRRPLPSVSSLGPPPAKPPLPPGLRDVQSFWKATATATALRRTGSPGIHVQAQQTEDIWQYSSRDQEEAYELYDDVEPTDNSSPSHKGRVGVRKTRGNPLEFTTQEAGLGRRRTDEVPSSQQPPRPPQDPELRREKAPQPQHLSPADPKTLKKIRKAEKAEREFRKKFKFEGEIVIHTRMMIDPNAKTRRGGGKYLGIRRGEILEVIEFTNKDEMLCRDAKGKYGYVPRTALLPLETEVYDDVGFWDPLESQPSPQER; this comes from the exons ATG GGGAGCCATCAGGACTTCCGGAGCCTTCAAGCCAAGTTCCAGGCCTCTCAGCTCGAGACCAGTGAATaccccaaaaaacccccaaagccTGAGTTCAACAAACTTCTAAAGAAGTTTCCACCACCTGAGCCAAGCGAGCATCCCAAGAAGCCCCCGCAGCCCAGCTGTAACGATCTGCCTATGAAGCCCGCCGGACCCGAGCCGAAGGAGCCCTCCAAGAAGCTCCCACAGCTCAACGCCCCTCAGAAAGCTTTGCAGCCTGAGCCCAATGAGGCCACCCCAGACCCCTCACAGCCTGACTTCGGTACCTTTCCCAAGAAGCCCCCACCGCCCGAGTTCAGTGTGCACCCCAGAAAGCCCCCGCAGCCTCAGGTCGGTGGCCTCCCTAAGAAACCCCTGCCACAGCCCGAGACCAGTGAGGTCCCTCAGACGCCCCCCTGGAAGCCTGAGCCCAAAGAGCTCCACCCCTACTCACAGCCAGACCTCAGTACCTTTCCCAAGAAGCCCCCGCCGCCCGAGTTCAGTGTGCACCCCAGAAAGCCCCCGCAGCCTCAGGTCGGTGGCCTCCCTAAGAAACCCCTGCCACAGCCCGAGACCAGTGAGGTCCCTCAGACGCCCCCCTGGAAGCCTGAGCCCAAAGAGCTCCACCCCTACTCCTCACAGCCAGACCTCAGTACCTTTCCCAAGAAGCCCCCGCCGCCCGAGTTCAGTGTGCACCCCAGAAAGCCCCCGCAGCCTCAGGTCGGTGGCCTCCCTAAGAAACCCCTGCCACAGCCCGAGACCAGTGAGGTCCCTCAGACGCCCCCCTGGAAGCCTGAGCCCAAAGAGCTCCACCCCTACTCCTCACAGCCAGACCTCAGTACCTTTCCCAAGAAGCCCCCGCCGCCCGAGTTCAGTGTGCACCCCAGAAAGCCCCCGCAGCCTCAGGTCGGTGGCCTCCCTAAGAAACCCCTGCCACAGCCAGAGCCCAGTGAGGTCCCTCAGACGCCCCCCTGGAAGCCTGAGCCTAAAGAGCTCCACCCCTACTCCTCACAGCCAGACCTCAGTACCCTTCCCAAGAAGCCCCCGCCGCCCGAGTTCAGTGTGCACCCCAGAAAGCCCCCGCAGCCTCAGGTCGGTGGCCTTCCTAGGAAATCCCTGCCACAGCCAGAGACCAGTGAGGTCCCTCAGACGCCCCCCTGGAAGCCCGAGTCCAgtgaaccccacccccacccctcgaAGCCCGATTTCAGTACATTTCCCCAAAAGATCCCAGCCCCTCAGCTGAATGACTTCCCCAAGAAACTCCTGCATCCTGATTTTGGTGACCTCACCAGGAGGTCCTCAGAGCCTGAAGTCAGTGTGTTTCCCAAGCGGCCACGGCAGCCTGAATGCAAAGTGCCCTCCAAGAAGCCAGAGCTGGGGATCCTCCCCAGGGTGTCCTCAGAGCCCGAGTTTGGCCTGCTCCCCAGCAAGTTTCTGCAGCCTGAGTGCCAGGGCCCCCCCCGAAAGTTCTCGCAGCCTGAGTCCAGCGCTTTGCCCAAGAAGTACCTGCACACTGAGTTCTTTGGTGGTCTCCCTAAAAagccccccatccccagctctgtTTCAGAGAGCTCACTCCCCAGTGCGGTCACAGGCTCCCGCCCCAGGCTCCCACTCAGCCCTGGCTTTGGAGCCAGGGAGCAGAGATCAGGACCTCGCTCTCATAGTGGAGGGTCGAGGCTGGGCCTCAAATACGGCTACCCACCCCGGCGGAGGCCTCTGCCCTCGGTCAGCAGCCTGGGACCCCCTCCAGCCAAGCCCCCGCTGCCCCCTGGCCTCAGGGATGTCCAGAGCTTCTGGAaagccacagccacagccacag CTCTGAGGAGGACCGGTTCTCCTGGGATCCACGTCCAGGCCCAACAGACTGAAGACATCTGGCA GTATTCCTCCAGGGACCAGGAAGAGGCCTATGAGCTGTATGACGACGTGGAGCCCACGGACAACTCCAGCCCCAGCCACAAGGGCAGAG TAGGAGTCCGGAAAACAAGAGGCAATCCATTAGAATTCACAACCCAGGAGGCAGGCCTGGGGAGAAGACGGA CAGATGAAGTGCCATCTTCCCAGCAACCCCCCAGGCCACCACAGGACCCGGAACTCAG GAGAGAGAAGGCCCCCCAGCCACAGCACTTGTCGCCCGCAGACCCGAAGACCCTGAAGAAGATCCGGAAGGCAGAGAAAGCCGAGAGGGAGTTCCGGAAAAAGTTCAAG TTTGAGGGGGAGATAGTGATTCACACAAGGATGATGATCGATCCCAACGCCAAGACGCGTCGTGGGGGTGGCAAGTACCTGGGGATCCGGCGTGGGGAGATCCTGGAGGTGATCGAGTTCACCAACAAGGATGAGATGCTGTGCCGGGACGCCAAGGGCAAAT ACGGCTACGTGCCCAGAACAGCTCTACTACCCCT GGAAACGGAGGTGTATGACGATGTTGGCTTCTGGG ACCCTCTGGAGAGCCAACCATCGCCCCAGGAACGGTAA
- the PRAM1 gene encoding PML-RARA-regulated adapter molecule 1 isoform X6, with protein sequence MGSHQDFRSLQAKFQASQLETSEYPKKPPKPEFNKLLKKFPPPEPSEHPKKPPQPSCNDLPMKPAGPEPKEPSKKLPQLNAPQKALQPEPNEATPDPSQPDFGTFPKKPPPPEFSVHPRKPPQPQVGGLPKKPLPQPETSEVPQTPPWKPEPKELHPYSQPDLSTFPKKPPPPEFSVHPRKPPQPQVGGLPKKPLPQPETSEVPQTPPWKPEPKELHPYSSQPDLSTFPKKPPPPEFSVHPRKPPQPQVGGLPKKPLPQPETSEVPQTPPWKPEPKELHPYSSQPDLSTFPKKPPPPEFSVHPRKPPQPQVGGLPKKPLPQPEPSEVPQTPPWKPEPKELHPYSSQPDLSTLPKKPPPPEFSVHPRKPPQPQVGGLPRKSLPQPETSEVPQTPPWKPESSEPHPHPSKPDFSTFPQKIPAPQLNDFPKKLLHPDFGDLTRRSSEPEVSVFPKRPRQPECKVPSKKPELGILPRVSSEPEFGLLPSKFLQPECQGPPRKFSQPESSALPKKYLHTEFFGGLPKKPPIPSSVSESSLPSAVTGSRPRLPLSPGFGAREQRSGPRSHSGGSRLGLKYGYPPRRRPLPSVSSLGPPPAKPPLPPGLRDVQSFWKATATATALRRTGSPGIHVQAQQTEDIWQDQEEAYELYDDVEPTDNSSPSHKGRDEVPSSQQPPRPPQDPELRREKAPQPQHLSPADPKTLKKIRKAEKAEREFRKKFKFEGEIVIHTRMMIDPNAKTRRGGGKYLGIRRGEILEVIEFTNKDEMLCRDAKGKYGYVPRTALLPLETEVYDDVGFWADPLESQPSPQER encoded by the exons ATG GGGAGCCATCAGGACTTCCGGAGCCTTCAAGCCAAGTTCCAGGCCTCTCAGCTCGAGACCAGTGAATaccccaaaaaacccccaaagccTGAGTTCAACAAACTTCTAAAGAAGTTTCCACCACCTGAGCCAAGCGAGCATCCCAAGAAGCCCCCGCAGCCCAGCTGTAACGATCTGCCTATGAAGCCCGCCGGACCCGAGCCGAAGGAGCCCTCCAAGAAGCTCCCACAGCTCAACGCCCCTCAGAAAGCTTTGCAGCCTGAGCCCAATGAGGCCACCCCAGACCCCTCACAGCCTGACTTCGGTACCTTTCCCAAGAAGCCCCCACCGCCCGAGTTCAGTGTGCACCCCAGAAAGCCCCCGCAGCCTCAGGTCGGTGGCCTCCCTAAGAAACCCCTGCCACAGCCCGAGACCAGTGAGGTCCCTCAGACGCCCCCCTGGAAGCCTGAGCCCAAAGAGCTCCACCCCTACTCACAGCCAGACCTCAGTACCTTTCCCAAGAAGCCCCCGCCGCCCGAGTTCAGTGTGCACCCCAGAAAGCCCCCGCAGCCTCAGGTCGGTGGCCTCCCTAAGAAACCCCTGCCACAGCCCGAGACCAGTGAGGTCCCTCAGACGCCCCCCTGGAAGCCTGAGCCCAAAGAGCTCCACCCCTACTCCTCACAGCCAGACCTCAGTACCTTTCCCAAGAAGCCCCCGCCGCCCGAGTTCAGTGTGCACCCCAGAAAGCCCCCGCAGCCTCAGGTCGGTGGCCTCCCTAAGAAACCCCTGCCACAGCCCGAGACCAGTGAGGTCCCTCAGACGCCCCCCTGGAAGCCTGAGCCCAAAGAGCTCCACCCCTACTCCTCACAGCCAGACCTCAGTACCTTTCCCAAGAAGCCCCCGCCGCCCGAGTTCAGTGTGCACCCCAGAAAGCCCCCGCAGCCTCAGGTCGGTGGCCTCCCTAAGAAACCCCTGCCACAGCCAGAGCCCAGTGAGGTCCCTCAGACGCCCCCCTGGAAGCCTGAGCCTAAAGAGCTCCACCCCTACTCCTCACAGCCAGACCTCAGTACCCTTCCCAAGAAGCCCCCGCCGCCCGAGTTCAGTGTGCACCCCAGAAAGCCCCCGCAGCCTCAGGTCGGTGGCCTTCCTAGGAAATCCCTGCCACAGCCAGAGACCAGTGAGGTCCCTCAGACGCCCCCCTGGAAGCCCGAGTCCAgtgaaccccacccccacccctcgaAGCCCGATTTCAGTACATTTCCCCAAAAGATCCCAGCCCCTCAGCTGAATGACTTCCCCAAGAAACTCCTGCATCCTGATTTTGGTGACCTCACCAGGAGGTCCTCAGAGCCTGAAGTCAGTGTGTTTCCCAAGCGGCCACGGCAGCCTGAATGCAAAGTGCCCTCCAAGAAGCCAGAGCTGGGGATCCTCCCCAGGGTGTCCTCAGAGCCCGAGTTTGGCCTGCTCCCCAGCAAGTTTCTGCAGCCTGAGTGCCAGGGCCCCCCCCGAAAGTTCTCGCAGCCTGAGTCCAGCGCTTTGCCCAAGAAGTACCTGCACACTGAGTTCTTTGGTGGTCTCCCTAAAAagccccccatccccagctctgtTTCAGAGAGCTCACTCCCCAGTGCGGTCACAGGCTCCCGCCCCAGGCTCCCACTCAGCCCTGGCTTTGGAGCCAGGGAGCAGAGATCAGGACCTCGCTCTCATAGTGGAGGGTCGAGGCTGGGCCTCAAATACGGCTACCCACCCCGGCGGAGGCCTCTGCCCTCGGTCAGCAGCCTGGGACCCCCTCCAGCCAAGCCCCCGCTGCCCCCTGGCCTCAGGGATGTCCAGAGCTTCTGGAaagccacagccacagccacag CTCTGAGGAGGACCGGTTCTCCTGGGATCCACGTCCAGGCCCAACAGACTGAAGACATCTGGCA GGACCAGGAAGAGGCCTATGAGCTGTATGACGACGTGGAGCCCACGGACAACTCCAGCCCCAGCCACAAGGGCAGAG ATGAAGTGCCATCTTCCCAGCAACCCCCCAGGCCACCACAGGACCCGGAACTCAG GAGAGAGAAGGCCCCCCAGCCACAGCACTTGTCGCCCGCAGACCCGAAGACCCTGAAGAAGATCCGGAAGGCAGAGAAAGCCGAGAGGGAGTTCCGGAAAAAGTTCAAG TTTGAGGGGGAGATAGTGATTCACACAAGGATGATGATCGATCCCAACGCCAAGACGCGTCGTGGGGGTGGCAAGTACCTGGGGATCCGGCGTGGGGAGATCCTGGAGGTGATCGAGTTCACCAACAAGGATGAGATGCTGTGCCGGGACGCCAAGGGCAAAT ACGGCTACGTGCCCAGAACAGCTCTACTACCCCT GGAAACGGAGGTGTATGACGATGTTGGCTTCTGGG CAGACCCTCTGGAGAGCCAACCATCGCCCCAGGAACGGTAA
- the PRAM1 gene encoding PML-RARA-regulated adapter molecule 1 isoform X4 has translation MGSHQDFRSLQAKFQASQLETSEYPKKPPKPEFNKLLKKFPPPEPSEHPKKPPQPSCNDLPMKPAGPEPKEPSKKLPQLNAPQKALQPEPNEATPDPSQPDFGTFPKKPPPPEFSVHPRKPPQPQVGGLPKKPLPQPETSEVPQTPPWKPEPKELHPYSQPDLSTFPKKPPPPEFSVHPRKPPQPQVGGLPKKPLPQPETSEVPQTPPWKPEPKELHPYSSQPDLSTFPKKPPPPEFSVHPRKPPQPQVGGLPKKPLPQPETSEVPQTPPWKPEPKELHPYSSQPDLSTFPKKPPPPEFSVHPRKPPQPQVGGLPKKPLPQPEPSEVPQTPPWKPEPKELHPYSSQPDLSTLPKKPPPPEFSVHPRKPPQPQVGGLPRKSLPQPETSEVPQTPPWKPESSEPHPHPSKPDFSTFPQKIPAPQLNDFPKKLLHPDFGDLTRRSSEPEVSVFPKRPRQPECKVPSKKPELGILPRVSSEPEFGLLPSKFLQPECQGPPRKFSQPESSALPKKYLHTEFFGGLPKKPPIPSSVSESSLPSAVTGSRPRLPLSPGFGAREQRSGPRSHSGGSRLGLKYGYPPRRRPLPSVSSLGPPPAKPPLPPGLRDVQSFWKATATATALRRTGSPGIHVQAQQTEDIWQYSSRDQEEAYELYDDVEPTDNSSPSHKGRVGVRKTRGNPLEFTTQEAGLGRRRTDEVPSSQQPPRPPQDPELRREKAPQPQHLSPADPKTLKKIRKAEKAEREFRKKFKFEGEIVIHTRMMIDPNAKTRRGGGKYLGIRRGEILEVIEFTNKDEMLCRDAKGKYGYVPRTALLPLETEVYDDVGFWGM, from the exons ATG GGGAGCCATCAGGACTTCCGGAGCCTTCAAGCCAAGTTCCAGGCCTCTCAGCTCGAGACCAGTGAATaccccaaaaaacccccaaagccTGAGTTCAACAAACTTCTAAAGAAGTTTCCACCACCTGAGCCAAGCGAGCATCCCAAGAAGCCCCCGCAGCCCAGCTGTAACGATCTGCCTATGAAGCCCGCCGGACCCGAGCCGAAGGAGCCCTCCAAGAAGCTCCCACAGCTCAACGCCCCTCAGAAAGCTTTGCAGCCTGAGCCCAATGAGGCCACCCCAGACCCCTCACAGCCTGACTTCGGTACCTTTCCCAAGAAGCCCCCACCGCCCGAGTTCAGTGTGCACCCCAGAAAGCCCCCGCAGCCTCAGGTCGGTGGCCTCCCTAAGAAACCCCTGCCACAGCCCGAGACCAGTGAGGTCCCTCAGACGCCCCCCTGGAAGCCTGAGCCCAAAGAGCTCCACCCCTACTCACAGCCAGACCTCAGTACCTTTCCCAAGAAGCCCCCGCCGCCCGAGTTCAGTGTGCACCCCAGAAAGCCCCCGCAGCCTCAGGTCGGTGGCCTCCCTAAGAAACCCCTGCCACAGCCCGAGACCAGTGAGGTCCCTCAGACGCCCCCCTGGAAGCCTGAGCCCAAAGAGCTCCACCCCTACTCCTCACAGCCAGACCTCAGTACCTTTCCCAAGAAGCCCCCGCCGCCCGAGTTCAGTGTGCACCCCAGAAAGCCCCCGCAGCCTCAGGTCGGTGGCCTCCCTAAGAAACCCCTGCCACAGCCCGAGACCAGTGAGGTCCCTCAGACGCCCCCCTGGAAGCCTGAGCCCAAAGAGCTCCACCCCTACTCCTCACAGCCAGACCTCAGTACCTTTCCCAAGAAGCCCCCGCCGCCCGAGTTCAGTGTGCACCCCAGAAAGCCCCCGCAGCCTCAGGTCGGTGGCCTCCCTAAGAAACCCCTGCCACAGCCAGAGCCCAGTGAGGTCCCTCAGACGCCCCCCTGGAAGCCTGAGCCTAAAGAGCTCCACCCCTACTCCTCACAGCCAGACCTCAGTACCCTTCCCAAGAAGCCCCCGCCGCCCGAGTTCAGTGTGCACCCCAGAAAGCCCCCGCAGCCTCAGGTCGGTGGCCTTCCTAGGAAATCCCTGCCACAGCCAGAGACCAGTGAGGTCCCTCAGACGCCCCCCTGGAAGCCCGAGTCCAgtgaaccccacccccacccctcgaAGCCCGATTTCAGTACATTTCCCCAAAAGATCCCAGCCCCTCAGCTGAATGACTTCCCCAAGAAACTCCTGCATCCTGATTTTGGTGACCTCACCAGGAGGTCCTCAGAGCCTGAAGTCAGTGTGTTTCCCAAGCGGCCACGGCAGCCTGAATGCAAAGTGCCCTCCAAGAAGCCAGAGCTGGGGATCCTCCCCAGGGTGTCCTCAGAGCCCGAGTTTGGCCTGCTCCCCAGCAAGTTTCTGCAGCCTGAGTGCCAGGGCCCCCCCCGAAAGTTCTCGCAGCCTGAGTCCAGCGCTTTGCCCAAGAAGTACCTGCACACTGAGTTCTTTGGTGGTCTCCCTAAAAagccccccatccccagctctgtTTCAGAGAGCTCACTCCCCAGTGCGGTCACAGGCTCCCGCCCCAGGCTCCCACTCAGCCCTGGCTTTGGAGCCAGGGAGCAGAGATCAGGACCTCGCTCTCATAGTGGAGGGTCGAGGCTGGGCCTCAAATACGGCTACCCACCCCGGCGGAGGCCTCTGCCCTCGGTCAGCAGCCTGGGACCCCCTCCAGCCAAGCCCCCGCTGCCCCCTGGCCTCAGGGATGTCCAGAGCTTCTGGAaagccacagccacagccacag CTCTGAGGAGGACCGGTTCTCCTGGGATCCACGTCCAGGCCCAACAGACTGAAGACATCTGGCA GTATTCCTCCAGGGACCAGGAAGAGGCCTATGAGCTGTATGACGACGTGGAGCCCACGGACAACTCCAGCCCCAGCCACAAGGGCAGAG TAGGAGTCCGGAAAACAAGAGGCAATCCATTAGAATTCACAACCCAGGAGGCAGGCCTGGGGAGAAGACGGA CAGATGAAGTGCCATCTTCCCAGCAACCCCCCAGGCCACCACAGGACCCGGAACTCAG GAGAGAGAAGGCCCCCCAGCCACAGCACTTGTCGCCCGCAGACCCGAAGACCCTGAAGAAGATCCGGAAGGCAGAGAAAGCCGAGAGGGAGTTCCGGAAAAAGTTCAAG TTTGAGGGGGAGATAGTGATTCACACAAGGATGATGATCGATCCCAACGCCAAGACGCGTCGTGGGGGTGGCAAGTACCTGGGGATCCGGCGTGGGGAGATCCTGGAGGTGATCGAGTTCACCAACAAGGATGAGATGCTGTGCCGGGACGCCAAGGGCAAAT ACGGCTACGTGCCCAGAACAGCTCTACTACCCCT GGAAACGGAGGTGTATGACGATGTTGGCTTCTGGGGTATGTAG